From the genome of Synchiropus splendidus isolate RoL2022-P1 chromosome 17, RoL_Sspl_1.0, whole genome shotgun sequence, one region includes:
- the capns1a gene encoding calpain small subunit 1a: MFLAKKLLGGIIDAVSNIDPAQFVPSEPPAPRRPLAYAEQHENDEEKQFRRVFQQLAGDDMEVSPAELMNILNRIIAKHGDLKTDGFSIESCRSMVAVMDSDSTGKLGFHEFKQLWNNVKKWQGVYKSYDTDGSGVIGADELPNAFRAAGFPLNDHLYQMIIRRYSDENGNMDFDNYIGCLVRLDAMCRAFRILDKDNSGTIKVNVQEWLQLTMYS; the protein is encoded by the exons ATGTTTTTGGCCAAGAAGCTGCTTGGTGGCATCATAGATGCCGTCAG CAACATCGACCCTGCCCAGTTTGTGCCCTCTGAGCCT CCTGCACCACGGAGGCCCCTGGCTTACGCTGAgcaacatgaaaatgatgaggaGAAGCAGTTTCGCAGGGTTTTTCAGCAGCTAGCGGGAGAT GACATGGAAGTGAGTCCTGCTGAGCTGATGAACATCCTGAACCGGATCATTGCAAAGC ATGGAGATCTGAAGACAGATGGCTTCAGTATTGAGTCGTGCAGGAGCATGGTAGCAGTCATGGAT AGCGACAGCACAGGGAAACTGGGCTTCCATGAATTCAAACAACTCTGGAATAATGTAAAGAAATGGCAG GGCGTGTACAAGAGCTACGACACAGATGGTTCCGGTGTCATTGGTGCTGATGAACTACCCAATGCTTTCAGAGCCGCTG GCTTCCCACTCAATGACCATCTGTACCAGATGATCATCCGCAGATACAGCGATGAAAATGGGAACATGGATTTCGACAACTATATCGGTTGCCTTGTCCGGCTGGACGCCATGTGCC GTGCCTTCCGAATTCTGGATAAGGATAACAGTGGGACTATCAAAGTCAACGTTCAGGAG TGGCTTCAGCTGACCATGTACTCTTGA
- the zgc:153990 gene encoding uncharacterized protein zgc:153990, with the protein MSSPPLHCNQDSVMRFKKRKARFSFSEVHILLDEVRKNRTIVVGKFNRGIATDRKKRVWAQITARINEIGECQREVIEVVKKWSDLKCDTKRKVAAMRAGTVPNRGVNSRLSRDLNQTEKIVLQILEMADDEDDGRPSGDFEPLGDDDDVPDEEEMDEDDIIAMQSSPNGLDMACMPPPSSFTSTGPAHASNKDDQPNHSGSSRDSSQPPFDFQYELPFTDEAQGTFADSDDDQREEVFPSTQHKASGDHKGNNGLHKRRPASSGQSSAAAATAAAPSLQSVRDSVRDSVLQQALQSLQEQHATNMLLETVSRSLELLSESVQQLAETQQEFVRESLQIQRETVQVLRDFTGGAIALMHDKLNGRPML; encoded by the exons ATGTCTTCACCACCACTTCACTGTAACCAGGACAGTGTGATGCGGTTCAAGAAGAGGAAAGCCCGCTTCTCTTTCAGCGAGGTCCACATACTGCTGGACGAAGTGCGGAAGAATCGGACCATTGTAGTGG GTAAATTCAACCGTGGCATCGCGACGGACCGTAAGAAACGCGTGTGGGCACAGATCACGGCACGGATCAATGAAATCGGCGAGTGCCAGCGGGAGGTCATTGAAGTGGTCAAGAAATGGTCGGACCTGAAGTGCGACACCAAGAGGAAAGTGGCGGCCATGCGGGCGGGCACCGTGCCCAACAGAGGCGTCAACTCCCGCCTCTCCAGGGACCTCAACCAGACAGAGAAAATAGTCCTGCAGATTCTGGAGATGGCCGACGACGAAGACGACGGGCGGCCCTCGGGCGATTTTGAACCTCTGGGAGACGACGACGACGTTCCAGACGAGGAGGAAATGGACGAGGACGATATTATAGCCATGCAGAGCTCGCCGAATGGACTAGACATGGCCTGCATGCCGCCTCCTTCTTCCTTCACCAGCACTGGACCTGCACACGCTAGCAACAAAGACGACCAACCAAATCACAGCGGCTCATCGC GCGACTCATCGCAGCCTCcatttgattttcagtatgagcTTCCGTTCACTGATG AAGCCCAAGGTACTTTTGCCGACTCAGACGACGACCAAAGAGAGGAAGTTTTTCCCTCCACGCAGCACAAAGCCTCAGGAGATCACAAGGGCAACAACGGCCTGCACAAGCGGCGGCCGGCGTCTTCGGGACAGTCGAGCGCAGCGGCGGCAACGGCAGCGGCGCCGTCCCTGCAGAGCGTGCGGGACAGTGTGCGGGACAGTGTGCTGCAGCAGGCGCTGCAGAGCCTGCAGGAGCAGCACGCCACCAACATGCTACTGGAGACGGTGTCGCGCTCGCTGGAGCTGCTGTCCGAGTCGGTGCAGCAGCTGGCTGAGACTCAGCAGGAGTTCGTGCGCGAGTCGCTGCAGATCCAGAGGGAGACGGTGCAGGTTCTCAGAGACTTCACAGGGGGCGCCATCGCCCTCATGCACGACAAACTCAACGGACGCCCGATGTTATAG